One window of the Candidatus Hydrogenedentota bacterium genome contains the following:
- a CDS encoding glycosyltransferase family 39 protein, whose translation MHSLLLEGSFRLFGLNPFGLRFLAMLSGTPIVGYTYVMMRVARFSVTPILASAFVLATSWTMTGFSKCMTLEPTLLHFYALSLLLAFVAESRLRGASMVYWSSCVAMGLGTLCKTSGVPMALACLPFLLFGVVVGRQRMLWRWRIAGTSAYSLGFAMTVAAGFWRWILPDLDSFYTLTVRTAFLERA comes from the coding sequence GTGCATTCCCTATTGCTTGAAGGGTCGTTTCGACTCTTCGGACTGAATCCCTTCGGGTTGCGTTTTCTTGCGATGCTCAGCGGAACGCCCATTGTCGGATACACGTACGTGATGATGCGTGTCGCACGGTTCTCTGTAACGCCTATTCTGGCCTCAGCGTTTGTACTCGCGACGTCGTGGACGATGACCGGTTTCAGCAAATGCATGACCCTTGAACCTACGCTGCTTCACTTCTACGCCCTATCTCTTCTACTCGCATTTGTCGCGGAGTCCCGTTTGCGTGGCGCCTCGATGGTGTACTGGTCATCATGCGTCGCAATGGGTCTTGGCACTCTCTGCAAGACATCTGGTGTCCCCATGGCTCTGGCCTGCCTGCCGTTTCTGCTGTTTGGCGTTGTCGTGGGCAGACAGCGGATGTTGTGGCGATGGCGCATCGCAGGAACCTCCGCTTATTCCCTCGGATTTGCTATGACCGTGGCGGCCGGATTCTGGCGCTGGATACTTCCTGATCTTGATTCTTTCTACACGCTTACCGTTCGGACGGCCTTTCTCGAACGCGCGTAG
- a CDS encoding protein kinase, which translates to MESTPISPEDESADEAPNETLGADGRFQILKTLGSGAMGEVRLARDTQLRRLVAIKTVRAELADDDAFAKRIERECVLHANVGMHPNIVMIFDTFREAGRIHMVMEYVDGETLQSLLERNAREGVSLTAQRSILICSQVLDALSRIHAQGVVHRDIKPSNIMIARDESGAPIAKLADFGIARADAVEDRLTEITVAGSGAPGTPLYMAPEQIDAATFGPVTPAADIYAMGALLYQLFSGEPPFRGTLTEVLHAHLQLTPPPLRSSLLGVVPEEMDRVLRRALAKRPADRWPSAQAFRTELMRLEAELPRPGVALTDSKSATEPMPHHSSSVSTSRSQDEPTVLSGTGLKRMQQKKTRAAVIAIAATLLLGGAGAIAAWQTIRGNSSDASPPAAAATPYPQSPVSQEASLPLEPVPAPVAQVSVPETTPEVQSPVTPAVAPATEPVVVEAPLAIVDEPPLPTEPPSEYVVQAGQTLSKIASLYQLDVRDVQWWNGLKDANNLSVGQTLYLHKPEGLPPRDKFFAEIAPPAPTAPETETVATPLVPSETTPEVSAPAEEKKPEKPKKRGWWPFSRKKQGESN; encoded by the coding sequence ATGGAATCTACTCCTATATCTCCGGAAGACGAATCGGCGGACGAGGCTCCCAACGAGACCCTGGGGGCCGACGGGCGCTTTCAGATTCTGAAAACGCTTGGCTCGGGCGCCATGGGCGAGGTGCGTCTTGCACGCGATACGCAGTTGCGTCGCCTGGTGGCTATCAAGACCGTCCGCGCCGAATTGGCCGACGACGACGCCTTCGCAAAACGAATCGAGCGCGAATGCGTTCTGCACGCCAACGTTGGGATGCACCCCAATATCGTCATGATATTCGACACCTTTCGCGAGGCAGGACGTATTCACATGGTCATGGAATACGTAGACGGCGAAACCCTCCAGTCACTGCTTGAACGGAATGCGCGGGAAGGCGTGTCGCTTACGGCTCAGCGTTCCATTCTGATCTGCTCGCAGGTACTCGACGCGTTGTCGCGGATTCACGCGCAGGGCGTTGTCCATCGCGATATCAAGCCCTCTAACATCATGATCGCTCGCGATGAATCCGGGGCTCCGATAGCCAAGCTGGCCGACTTCGGAATTGCGCGCGCAGATGCGGTCGAAGATCGACTCACAGAGATTACCGTGGCAGGATCAGGCGCTCCGGGAACTCCGTTGTACATGGCGCCGGAACAGATCGATGCCGCGACCTTCGGCCCCGTCACGCCCGCCGCCGACATCTACGCAATGGGAGCGCTGCTCTACCAGCTCTTCTCGGGTGAACCGCCTTTCCGGGGCACACTCACCGAAGTGCTGCACGCACACCTTCAACTGACGCCGCCGCCACTACGCTCTTCCCTATTAGGAGTCGTGCCTGAAGAAATGGACCGTGTGTTGCGGCGTGCGCTGGCCAAGCGCCCGGCAGACCGCTGGCCGTCCGCGCAGGCTTTTCGCACGGAATTGATGCGGTTGGAGGCGGAACTCCCACGCCCCGGCGTCGCCCTTACCGATTCCAAGTCGGCAACGGAACCCATGCCGCATCATTCGTCATCCGTTTCAACGAGCCGTTCACAAGATGAACCTACCGTGCTTTCAGGCACCGGACTGAAACGCATGCAGCAGAAGAAGACCCGCGCGGCAGTGATTGCCATAGCCGCGACCTTGCTTCTAGGTGGGGCCGGTGCAATTGCCGCATGGCAGACAATCCGCGGCAATTCGTCGGATGCTTCACCGCCTGCTGCTGCGGCCACGCCCTATCCACAGTCCCCAGTTTCTCAAGAGGCGTCACTCCCACTTGAACCTGTGCCGGCGCCGGTAGCCCAGGTATCCGTGCCAGAGACCACCCCTGAAGTGCAGTCCCCCGTCACGCCTGCCGTGGCGCCAGCCACCGAACCGGTTGTCGTGGAAGCGCCGCTCGCGATTGTCGACGAGCCGCCGCTGCCCACGGAACCTCCATCGGAGTATGTCGTACAAGCGGGACAAACGCTTTCGAAGATTGCCTCGCTGTACCAACTCGACGTGCGCGACGTGCAGTGGTGGAACGGTCTGAAAGACGCCAACAATCTCTCTGTCGGTCAGACGTTGTATTTGCATAAACCTGAAGGTCTGCCACCGCGCGACAAATTCTTCGCGGAGATCGCTCCTCCCGCTCCAACGGCTCCGGAGACCGAGACCGTCGCGACTCCGCTGGTTCCCTCAGAGACGACCCCGGAGGTGTCGGCACCGGCGGAAGAAAAGAAACCCGAGAAGCCGAAGAAACGAGGATGGTGGCCATTTTCGCGCAAGAAGCAAGGTGAATCGAACTAG